The Chryseolinea soli genome contains a region encoding:
- a CDS encoding MATE family efflux transporter, producing the protein MELKLQTGYRQILGMALPISLAIFVPQINFITNNIFLSGLGEKELAAAGITGVFYLIFAVIGNGLNNGLQALIARRAGQNLPEEIGRLFFHGVWLALSFAAAGIAITYLFAPIILTAVIHDADISSMSIDFLLKRIWGLPLLYLYVMRNALLVGTNQTRLLVWGTLAETVTNIFLDYGFIYGHFGLPRLGFNGAAYASIIAEGTGLLVIYAVIHFRGIHRAFAFSAQTAFDMRVIKLILVQSSPLILQYAISIISWEFFYVLIEHHGPEALAISNTMRNIFGLSGTFAWAFASTTNTMVSNIIGQGRQDEVLGLIRRIMGISTCFAVVISLLLNLFPEWFLSFYNQGDVFVQHALPVVRVVSVAVIMMGFSTVWLNAVTGTGNTVINLSIEFITIVVYCIYIFVVLEYLNLPITYGWASEWVYWACLFSMSFLYMRSGKWKGKKI; encoded by the coding sequence ATGGAACTGAAGCTACAAACCGGATACCGGCAAATTCTAGGGATGGCGTTGCCCATCTCGCTGGCCATCTTTGTGCCTCAGATCAACTTCATCACCAACAACATTTTTCTGAGTGGCTTGGGTGAAAAGGAATTGGCGGCGGCCGGCATCACAGGTGTGTTCTATCTCATCTTTGCCGTGATCGGCAACGGACTCAACAATGGACTGCAAGCGCTCATTGCGCGTCGCGCCGGACAAAACTTGCCGGAAGAGATCGGGCGTTTGTTCTTTCACGGCGTGTGGCTGGCGTTGTCTTTTGCAGCGGCAGGCATCGCGATCACCTATTTGTTTGCTCCGATCATTCTCACCGCGGTGATCCACGACGCCGACATTTCGTCCATGTCTATCGATTTTCTGCTGAAACGCATCTGGGGGTTGCCTTTGCTTTATCTCTACGTGATGCGCAACGCCTTGCTGGTGGGCACCAATCAAACACGGTTGCTGGTGTGGGGCACGTTGGCGGAGACCGTCACTAACATCTTCCTGGACTATGGGTTCATCTACGGCCATTTCGGATTGCCGAGGCTGGGCTTTAATGGCGCGGCCTATGCTTCCATCATTGCCGAGGGCACGGGGCTGCTGGTGATCTATGCCGTCATTCATTTCAGGGGCATTCACCGGGCGTTTGCCTTCAGTGCGCAGACCGCGTTCGACATGCGCGTTATCAAACTGATCCTGGTGCAATCTTCGCCGCTTATTTTGCAATACGCCATCAGCATCATCAGCTGGGAGTTCTTTTATGTCCTTATTGAACACCACGGTCCCGAAGCGCTGGCCATCTCCAACACCATGCGGAATATTTTCGGATTGTCGGGCACTTTTGCCTGGGCGTTTGCTTCCACCACCAATACGATGGTGAGCAACATCATCGGGCAGGGACGGCAGGATGAAGTATTGGGATTGATCCGGCGCATCATGGGGATCAGCACTTGCTTTGCGGTAGTGATCAGCCTCTTGCTGAACCTGTTCCCCGAGTGGTTCTTGTCGTTCTACAACCAGGGCGATGTTTTTGTGCAGCATGCTTTGCCGGTGGTGCGCGTGGTTTCGGTGGCGGTGATCATGATGGGCTTTTCAACGGTATGGCTAAATGCGGTGACAGGAACGGGGAATACGGTGATCAATCTTTCGATTGAGTTTATCACTATCGTGGTGTATTGCATCTACATTTTTGTGGTGCTAGAGTATTTGAATTTGCCGATTACCTACGGCTGGGCTTCGGAGTGGGTGTATTGGGCATGTCTTTTCAGCATGTCGTTCCTCTATATGAGGTCGGGGAAGTGGAAAGGGAAAAAGATTTAA